A window from Gottschalkiaceae bacterium SANA encodes these proteins:
- a CDS encoding MFS transporter, translated as MFYLLRNKNIRKLILSASVSRFGDSVETISFSWLVYQLTGSLSLMGLVFAINFIPNILFAPFAGVYADRHNRKKIVVFSDLFRGLNATLISLLIFNDSATILIIIGFSFVNSTLESFANPARHALYADLIDSTSFLEVTAIASSSSSAAELLGLGTAGIIVAFGGNGMAFAVDAGTFFLSAFAIARLITPPRPPQQTNIGQTYFKDIQVGFEFLLHDHLMMICIAASALLNFFFTPINVLLPKYSDEVLHMGVYGVSLIESSMTLGIIFGGIMVAKLGKKGKLSTMSISGFSILGLSYLLLGLLPVFHFSNRFSLYSALAISFTFGVAVPTISAPIRTHIMRVIPSDKRGIISAVMGTTLLMAIPLGGALVGVIGDRLTLHGYFFSAAIGIFMLAGFLFTNHSYREI; from the coding sequence GTGTTTTATTTACTTCGCAATAAAAATATCCGCAAGCTCATTCTGTCTGCTAGTGTTAGTCGTTTTGGTGACAGTGTTGAAACCATCTCGTTCAGCTGGCTTGTTTATCAGCTGACCGGATCACTCTCTCTTATGGGGCTTGTGTTTGCCATAAACTTCATTCCGAATATTCTCTTTGCACCGTTTGCGGGTGTTTATGCCGACCGTCACAACCGAAAAAAAATCGTTGTATTCTCCGATTTATTTCGTGGCTTAAACGCAACACTCATTTCCCTTCTTATCTTTAACGATTCTGCTACCATCCTCATAATCATCGGATTTTCATTTGTCAATTCAACATTAGAGAGTTTTGCTAATCCGGCACGCCATGCGCTTTATGCAGATCTTATTGATTCGACATCTTTTCTAGAAGTGACCGCCATTGCTTCTTCTTCATCATCTGCGGCTGAACTCCTTGGCTTGGGCACAGCCGGAATCATTGTTGCTTTCGGTGGCAATGGCATGGCCTTTGCAGTGGATGCTGGGACTTTTTTCCTCTCTGCATTTGCGATTGCGCGATTGATAACCCCTCCCCGTCCTCCACAACAAACAAATATTGGCCAAACTTACTTCAAAGACATTCAAGTTGGATTTGAGTTTCTTTTACATGATCATCTGATGATGATTTGCATCGCTGCTAGTGCCTTGCTAAATTTTTTCTTTACACCGATCAATGTACTCCTGCCCAAGTATTCTGACGAAGTTCTTCATATGGGTGTGTATGGCGTTAGCCTGATCGAGTCATCCATGACACTGGGCATTATCTTTGGTGGCATCATGGTTGCAAAACTGGGAAAGAAAGGAAAATTATCCACCATGAGCATTTCGGGCTTTTCCATATTGGGGCTTTCCTATTTATTACTCGGCTTACTTCCTGTTTTTCATTTCAGTAATCGTTTTAGTCTTTACAGTGCTTTAGCAATCTCTTTTACTTTCGGTGTGGCTGTACCAACAATCTCTGCACCAATCCGTACCCACATCATGCGAGTAATCCCATCAGACAAACGCGGAATCATTTCCGCTGTCATGGGAACCACTCTATTGATGGCAATCCCATTGGGCGGCGCTCTTGTTGGTGTAATTGGTGATCGATTGACACTCCACGGCTACTTTTTCTCAGCAGCAATTGGAATCTTCATGCTCGCAGGCTTTCTATTCACCAATCACTCTTATCGAGAAATCTGA